In Bradysia coprophila strain Holo2 unplaced genomic scaffold, BU_Bcop_v1 contig_350, whole genome shotgun sequence, a genomic segment contains:
- the LOC119081073 gene encoding DC-STAMP domain-containing protein 2-like, producing MFFNCNFAKKLIQICFLRIAYKRLIGFVFGAFLSYLTFFIMITQMDVSLTLATWLSSAISLFLCFGLAYSKNVQCVTLLMLPQVCSKRGRSMLVAYVFLITLSGPAANVIENIGVLTASLSCGEEQLKTAFREIFQMMKEPMLTIKRAITDVISKIKRSLLKVRKVFVRIKELITKIVRNIKKAFNFLGKIVFMCNKKMGSPFQRCIDALERGAADCSKALGPLDVVCKVTELVQPICFNLKILDLMCGLVDFASDSIIDVVLKDLEEFIDRIHKMFYVSVTFTKHSFNFKTNSSKSLATIKEEIIADIRKQASLIYVFSFWMDIISCLMFLWTISKVVRYKRKFLSRNRYDNTYLSKQLKAFDAKRKDLQLETALPLRRKEKRKYVELTSLQLLRKERFRIARQGFFLFTSTTYMLLIILTDYSLFWLLSTIRYAARADDDVELPPFMSVTVGGNGIFVEIVKGIVDAMTPATSSYKIDVTPCLPSPSVPNTDRYVQIVFLIAMSWILLVFEPYALRLRQIIMNRMYPEKANERAAWLCNQIIRKRISFAKFARRKARQQFRNDSGAKNLSILNFLRVKLNRFWIVRKILGEDMTCTLCAINSKKLKKCESLNCTVKYCEECISLLKGTCPICMNPVEYGDLSDISEEL from the exons atgtttttcaattgCAATTTCGCCAAGAAATTAATACAAATTTGTTTCCTCCGGATTGCGTATAAGAGGCTAATTGGTTTCGTATTCGGCGCATTCCTATCATATTTGACCTTTTTTATAATGATTACACAGATGGACGTTTCTCTGACACTAGCAACTTGGCTCAGTTCagcaatttctttgtttttatgCTTCGGATTGGCATACAGCAAAAATGTTCA aTGCGTAACGCTGTTAATGTTACCTCAAGTGTGCAGTAAACGGGGACGATCAATGCTAGTTGCTTATGTATTTTTAATAACACTATCAGGTCCGGCTGCGaatgtaattgaaaatatcGGGGTACTAACAGCTAGTCTGTCTTGTGGTGAA GAGCAACTGAAAACAgcatttcgagaaatttttcaaatgatgaaAGAACCGATGCTAACGATTAAAAGGGCAATCACCGACGTTATCAGTAAAATCAAGAGATCATTGCTAAAAGTTCGAAAAGTTTTCGTTAGGATCAAAGAACTTATAACCAAAATCG TTAGGAACATCAAGAAGGCATTCAATTTCTTgggaaaaattgtatttatgtGCAATAAGAAAATGGGAAGTCCTTTTCAACGATGCATAGATGCATTGGAAAGAGGTGCAGCCGATTGTAG CAAGGCTCTCGGCCCCCTGGACGTTGTGTGCAAAGTGACAGAATTGGTCCAACcgatttgtttcaatttgaaaattttagatttaatgTGCGGGCTTGTGGATTTTGCTAGCGATTCTATCATTGACGTTGTCTTGAAAG ATCTTGAGGAATTCATTGATAGAatccataaaatgttttacgtTTCGGTCACTTTCACTAAGCATTCATTCAACTTCAAAACCAATTCATCGAAGTCGTTGGCCACcataaaagaagaaattattGCTGACATCAGGAAACAAGCGTCGCTCATTTACGTTTTCAGCTTTTGGATGGATATTATTTCCTGTCTGATGTTCCTGTGGACTATTTCGAA GGTTGTTAGGTACAAACGGAAATTTTTATCGAGAAACCGATACGACAACACATATTTGAGCAAACAGTTGAAAGCATTCGATGCGAAACGCAAAGATTTACAACTAGAAACTGCTCTGCCATTGAGGAGGAAAGAAAAACGGAAATACGTTGAG CTGACCAGTCTCCAGCTTCTCAGAAAAGAAAGATTTCGAATAGCGAGACAGGGATTCTTCTTATTCACGTCAACTACGTATATGCTTTTGATCATTTTAACGGATTACAGCCTTTTCTGGTTGCTCAGTACAATAAGATATGCTGCAAGAGCTGATGATGACGTTGAAC TACCGCCTTTCATGTCGGTTACTGTCGGTGGTAATggaatttttgtggaaatcgTTAAGGGAATCGTAGATGCTATGACGCCAGCTACAAGTAGCTATAAAATAGATGTAACCCCATGTCTTCCGTCGCCTTCGGTACCCAACACAGACCGATATGTACAAATTG TGTTTTTGATTGCAATGTCCTGGATTTTGCTGGTATTCGAACCCTATGCACTGAG ACTGCGACAAATCATAATGAACCGAATGTATCCGGAAAAGGCAAACGAAAGGGCCGCCTGGCTTTGTAACCAGATAATCCGTAAACGGATTTCGTTCGCGAAGTTCGCTAGAAGAAAAGCACGGCAACAATTTCGAAACGATTCCGGAGCAAAGAATCTGTCCATTCTAAACTTTTTGAGAGTGAAATTGAATCG GTTCTGGATAGTTCGTAAGATACTGGGCGAAGATATGACATGTACGTTATGTGCCATCAACAGTAAAAA ATTGAAGAAATGTGAATCGCTGAACTGTACAGTCAAGTACTGCGAAGAATGTATTTCTCTATTGAAAGGAACTTGTCCGATTTGTATGAATCCGGTTGAATATGGTGATTTGAGCGACATTTCGGAAgaactgtaa